The DNA segment GGTGCGAGCAAGCACCGCCCGGTTCCAGGGGACACCTGATGCGCTGCCGAGTGATTTCACCGGCAATCGGATCATTGATATCAGCGAGAATGACCGGCGGTACTTCAGACTGATCAAGGGCCCCGGGTTTTCTTTCATCGTCGTTCTCGACGAGATTAACCGCACCACCCCAAGAACCCAGAGCGCGTTCCTGGAGCTGATGAGTGAAGGTACTATCACGATTGCAGGAGAGACGCATACGGTACCCTCGTTCATCATTGCGACCGCAAACCCGCTCGAAAACGAAGGCGTGTTTCCGATGTCTGAAGCGCTCCTCGACCGGTTTATGTTTTTAGTGCGCGCCCATGCGTTTACCGCCGATCAGTTTACGGAGATCTTGCGTCGTTCGCATGAATTCCAAAATATTGAACTGCGAGCGGTATGTGACGAGACCGCGGTATTGAAGATCAGAGAATTTTTCTTCAATACCGTTCATGTTCCCAAAGAGGTGGAAGAGCGCATCGGCCGGTTCGCGGAAATCACTAACAGTCCACGCGCTTTCGGGTGTCTCACGGATCTCGCGGATGAGATTGACGACACGGTTATCATCTCGGGCCTGCAGGGACGCGGGGAAACTCATCTCTTGGGCGCCGCGCGCATTTTTGCCGCGATATTCAAATATCGTAATTATGTGACGCCGGACGATGTCCGCGCAGTCATGCTACCCGTTCTGCGCCACCGCATCGTGTTTCGCAAAGGCGTGCTGCGGCATTTCCGCACCCTATGGAAGCAAGACAGCATTCTCGACACGGTGGATACGATTATCAAACGGCTCATCCATGAGGCGTGGTGAGAGAGGAGTACTCTGATGCCAACTCCACCCCTGAAGAAACCGACGTCGCTTCTCCGGTTCAGGATAGACAAGGTTATCGCGGACTTTCGAGGTGGTGTGCACCGAAGCGCGGTTTCGGGAAGCGGGATTGATTTTCGGATGGTGCGCGAGTACGATCTTGCCGATCCTCTCTCACGCATAGATTGGCTTGCATCGGCGCGCCTTTCTGATGACGATACGGCACTCGTGGTCCGCGAGTATCACCCTGACCGCGAGATCGGCGTACTCTGTGCGATAGACGCCGGGAGCACAATGGAGCACCCGAGACGAAAGCGTGCATACAGCGAGGCGCTTGCCTGGCTCTTCGCGCTCTCTGCGTTCCGGTATCGCGATCGATTCGAGCTCGTGCATTTTGACGTGCGGTCGGTGCGGAGCACCGACTGGGGCAGGACGGAGACGTGGCTTGCCGATGCGACGTTTGATACAGAGCCGTCCGACCTCACTCAGTATATTGGAGCACGCCAGCTTACGAACACGCTCCTCATTGTCATTTCCGACTTCAACGAAACGACGCCTGAGTATATGCGACGATTCCGCACGCTTGACTTCGGCAGTCGGAATGTGCAGGGTGTGTTTTTTATGCTCGATGAGTGGGCGGGGTTTGAGCCAGTTCGTTTTCGCGCAGCGTTTTTTGACTCTTTGAGCAGATCAACACGTGCGCTTTCGCTGCATAGGGGAGGCCGAGCAGAGCGTGAGGCACTCTGCCAGAGCAGGTGTTTTGAGGAGCTCCGCAGGATCGCTCGGCCCCTTGATATCCCCTGCATCACCGTTCCGCTTATTTCTGCTGATCCACTTGGAATCGTCCACAAGGCGTTTTTGAGGCTTGGCCTCGAATGAGTCTAAACTGTACTCTGTTTCTAACCGCCACACGTGCCCTCGAGGCAGTGTGGCGGCTTTTAGTCATAGTCACGATTCACGATTGTAGCTCAGTGATGTGCGTTGTCTTGGTCACGGTCACATCACCGTTACGGTTGCAGTTTTTGATGTAGTGCCGCCGGTCCCTGTGCAAGAGAGGGTATAGGTTTTCGTCGTGGTGGGATTAACCACCTCGCCTCCGGAGAGAGCCCGGGCACCGGTCCAGCCGCCGGAGGCAGTGCAGGAGGTTGCGTTTGTTGTGGACCAACTCAAGGACGAGAACTCGCCTGGGGCGATACTCGTTGGGGCCGCAGAGAGCGTTATGGTGGGCAGGGCGCCTTTATTCACCGTCTTATACGAGAAGTCATTTATACCCCACTTGTTTGTTGCATCCTTGCGGTGTAGGTGGTGACGTTGCCGAGCTGGTTGGTGTTCTCGACCTCTTTCCCGCCCTGTGTCGTGCCGAGATAGACCCAGTAGTCGACAACATTCGTCAAGGAATCGGTGTAGCTGTTAGTCTTGTCCCAACGATCGGTAGATGCTGACCAAGAGAGCGTAACGCTGCTGGTGGTGATAGCGCTTGCAGACGGCGTTGAAGGGATGGAAGGCGGCGTTGCGTCAGATTGCCATTTGAAGATGGTGGTGGCATCCTTGAACACCTGGATCATGAGCGGATCGGCATCAGCCACATCCAGTTGATAAATTTCCTGATAGGGCATCACGTAATATCCGTCGGGAGTACCGTCTACACTGCCAGTATCGTTGGAGCTCCCGATTTCGATTGCGGTGCGAAGCGCAACGTCCTTTGCAGTGCCCGGAACGCTCATGGTCGTACCTCCCGCAGGAGCGATCATCTGTGCACCGAGTTTGGGACGGTATTTGGACATAAGCTCCCAAATGCTTTCGGAAGGCGGCGGGGTTTTGCCTAGACGTTTTGCCGAGAGATCCTCTCTCCAGAGCCCGAAGCGGTCCGGATACCGCGCAAGGCCGTAATTGAGAGATTCTTGGGCGACATATGATTTGCTCGGATCGAGTTGTGGCGTCATCACAATGTCCCCGACAGAGAACCATTGTATCTTGTCTGGAAACGCGTGCGCAAAGGCATCAATGTTTTGCTTGATAACGTCTATCATTTTTTGTGACGTGTACCCTAAAGCAGACCATGTTGTGGAAACGGTGCAGGAAGGGTCCGAATATGTCTTTAGGATCTGATTGTGTATGCCCCAGTTGAGCGTGATGGCGTCTCCGGCGCCGTTCACATAGCTGACCGTGTCCAGAAGATTGGCCTCGGCGAGGTGCCGCGCGAGCGCGCGCAGGAAGTTGAGCCATTTTTCATTCACCACTGGGTCCCATGGGACAGGATAGGCGCGGCAGTTCTTATCGTCTTTGAACAAGGCGTAATACGTCTGGGAGGGCCGTACCCATGACGGGTGCGGGAAGAAGTCAAGGCAATCCTGTGTGCTAGGGTTGCACCCGGATGTGATACGCACCGGCTGGAACGGAAAAACAGCCAGAGAAACCTTTTTCCCTTTCGATTTGAGCACGTTAAGATTCGCGTCAAGAGGTGTCCAGTTATATATTCCTTCCCCTGCTCCCTCAAGAAGAACCCAGCTCGCCCGCATCGCAAAACCGGTGGCGTATGTACTGCTCTCGCTGGTCAAAAATCCGTCGGCGGCGACGACATTTTGGTCAACATTGCCCAGGATATACGCCCCCGCATGCCACTTTATAAAGCCGGTGGTGAAGGTGGTGGCATAGGGAGCAGCAAGAGGCGTGGCTGTTGTGTCTTTGATTCCCGTGGTTACGGAAAGGGTGTAAGAGATGCCGGGTTTAAGATCGCCTGTCGGTGTTATCGTCACAAGAGTAGTGCCCGGGGTGTAGTTGGTGGTGAAGGGAACGGCGCTATTTCCTACCGTGGTGGCAAGCTTGATATTGGTTGTGTTTACGGATGCGGGATCAAGAGCTTCGGAGAACGTGAGCGTGGAAACCGCGCCCAGTCCCGCATTCGTGGCGTTGTTTGTGGGAAAAGCAGAGATGATGATAGGCGCTCCAGAGGCTTCTGTCTGCGCAATTTCAGTCGAGAGTGCAAAGAGACATACAATACTTATAACTCCGACGAAGAATACTTTTGTTCGCATATTCATACTACAGGGTTAGTAATTTTTTGATAAAATGTTCGTGGTGGGCCAGCCCTACGGGGCTTTTTGGAATGATATCACTGATCCCCTGGCTGTGTCTTCGATGTTGACGCCGCGGCTGTGGATAGCGGCCCGGAGCGCATCTGCGCGTGCCCAATCTTTCTCCGAGCGCGCCTTATCGCGCTCGCGAACAAGGTTTTGTACGTCCTCCGGCAGATTCTCAATAGGGACCACGGGCTCTTCGGCGAGCGCGGCGAGTTCGCCTCCGCGCTCCTTGAACCCAAGGCCGAGCACTCGGTCGAAATCAAGGAGTGCCTCGCGTTTTTCCTCGATCGGAACCGAATCATCTTTGACCATGTGCCAGAGCGCTGCAAGCGCGCCTGGTGTGTCGAGGTCGTCGTTGATACGTTCAATGAACCGATCGTTGTATGTTTGCGTAGTGCGAGTTTGCGCGAGGAGGGTCTGACCCTCCTCGCGAGGAGGGTCAGACCCTCCTCGCGCACTGACCGCATATTGACTGAGACGCGAGAGTGCGTGCTGCGCTCCCGTGACGGCTGCCCAAGTGAAATTCACGGGAGACCGATAGTGCGCGGTGAGGAGCCAGTAGCGAAATGAAAGGGGAGAGACGCCGCGAGCCGCAAGGTCGTCGAGCGAGAGGATGTTGCCGAGCGATTTCGACATCTTTCCGCCTTCAAGCAGTAGGTGCTCGTTGTGGACCCAAAAACGTACGGTGAGGAGGCCACTGCCTTCGTTCTGCGCGATCTCGTTTTCGTGGTGGATCGGAATGTGCTCAATTCCGCCGGTGTGGATGTCAATAGTCTCGCCGAGGTAGCGACGGCCCATTGCCGAGCACTCGATGTGCCAGCCCGGGAAGCCCGCGCCCCATGGCGACTCCCAACGCATGGCGTGCGCCGCATGTTCTCCCACAAGAAATTTCCAGAGCGCGAAGTCGCGCGGGTTGTGTTTGCCTCCCCGAACCGCGACTCTCGCGCCTGCCTCTTTCCCTTCGAGCGGTTGTCGCGAGAGCTCTCCGTAGCGCGGCAACTTCTCGGTGTCGAAATACACGCCGTCGTCAGTTGCATAGGTGAGGCCGCGCGCCTCAAGCGCCCGGATGAAGTCAACCTGCTCTCTGATGTGCTCAGTTGCTCTCGGGCGGTATTGGGGGGGTACGATGTTAAGCCGCTTGAGATCATCCCAGTAGAGCTCCTCGAAATGCCGCGCAACATCGGCGGGGTCTGTGCCGCTCTCGCGCGCCGCGCGCGCAACCTTATCCTCGCCTTCATCCTCATCTGAGGCAAGATGGCCGACGTCGGTGATATTGACCACATCCTCGACATCGTAGCCATCGTATCGGAGCGCGCGCTTCAGGACGTCCACGAACACCGCAGCCCGCATATTGCCGATATGTTGACGGGAGTAGACCGTTGGACCGCAGGAGTATACCCGCGCAGTCGTGCTACCCGCAGGAGCGAACTCCTCTTTCGCGCGCGAGAGCGTGTTATAGAACCGCAGTCCCATATAGGAATTTTATTTTGACAGAGTGGGCGGTGGAGACGCGGTGTTATGAGAGTGGTCGCTCGGGCGCGACTCAGCGACAAGCTGCTTCACTTTCTCGACGACTCCGTAGGGAATGTTGCGTACCTTGACGAGGTAGGTCGCAGCGCCGAGGCGTCTGTCTTTTGCTACGCCCTCGTCAGATTCAAGATCGGAGAGGATGATGATCGGAATCCCTGCGATGCTCGGATTTTGTTTTATGCGTGCAAGAAGCTCGTCACCACCCATATGGGGCATCAAGCGATCGAGGACTATACAGTCAATAGTCCCGACGTGTTCCGTGCCGGTTAAAATTTTTTCTGCAACGACGCCGTCTTCGGCGTCGAGTACGCGGTAACCGTTTTGTGTGAGCGCAATGCGGAGGATACCTCGTGTGTAGACGTTGTCCTCAACAAGGAGCACGGTGGCCCCGGCGTTTTGACTATTTTTTTCTCCCGGTGTCTCCATGCTCATGCTGCTCTATTGTACCATGTTACTAACATGCGTTCACTGTGCTAGAGTGGGATAACCTGCCGTCGTGTAGCCCATGAGGGCGACGTTCTCTATTTATGGTCGTTATACCAAAAAAGGGCACGATTTTAATCGTGGAGGATCAAGCGCCGCTTGCGCGGGCGCTCATGTTGAAGCTCCAGAGTGCGGGGTTTAATCCGGAAGTGCTGGACGACGGGCGTGAGGTTGTTGATCGCATAAAGAAAACGCACTACGACCTTGTAATTCTTGACCTCGTCATGCCGAACAAAGATGGTTTTGAAGTACTTGCAGAACTCCGCGAGGCGGATAAACGCACACCCGTCATCATCTGGTCGAATTTGAGCCAACCGGAAGATATTGCGCGTGCGAAAGAGCTTGGCGCCGTTGATTACTGGGTGAAGCTCGGCACGCCGCTTGCGGTGGTCGTCGAACGTATTGTACAACAGCTTACTTCAAAACCGCGCGTGTAGCGTTGTAATCACTCGCACCTACCACAAGACCGCTAACAGAGCCGTCATCGCGAGGAGCGAGACCCCTTCGCTTCGCTCGGGATAGGCTCCGCAATCCAGAATTGCGCCTCAATGTAATAAAACTTCGGGCACTTTCCGAAGAAGTCTAGTATACTTTATGGTATGAGCACGACTCCGCCACTTCGCCACATCATGCTCTGCGAAGACGATCTGCCTATTACACGGGCACTCGCCTTGAAGCTCACGCGGGCCGGATACCACACGACCGTCGCTTCAAGCGGCGTAGACGCGATCGAGCTCCTGGGACAAACACACTACGATCTTATCATTCTTGACCTCGTCATGCCGAACAAAGATGGTTTTGAGGTACTTGCAGAACTCCGCGAGGCGGATAAACGCACACCCGTCATCATCTGGTCGAATTTGAGCCAGTCAGAGGACGTGGCCCGCGCTCGTGCTCTTGGGGTCGAGGATTATTGGTTCAAATACAATACGTCACTCCGTGAGGTCGTGGATCGTGTACGGGCATTTTTTGCAAAGACGTAGCGTACGCAACTTCCAACGGCTAATTACTGATTTTTGATTTTTGGGAATCAGAAATTCGAAATTCGAAGTTGGAAATCGTGTAAGCTGTACCTATGGCTAAAAAACAATATGAGTCAAAAGGGGAAGACGGCGCAAAAACGGTAGAGACGGCAGAGAAAGACGAGGAACAGAGGAGCGTGGGTACTGACGCGCCCGAGACAGAGGCGGCTGCGACGGACGATACGTTTGACATAAAGGCACTATTGCTCAAGGAAAATTACATCGCCGAGCAGGATGTCGCACGCGTGGAGCAAATACTGAAAGACCATGATACGACCTTCGAGCAGGCAGTGCTCTCAAGCGGCATCTTGACGCGCGAGCTTCTGGGGCAGGCGATCGCAGAGCATTTCCATGTACCCTATGCGGATATTGAAACCAAGCAGCCTCCGCGTGAACAGGTTTTGAAAATTCCTGAAGAAGTGGCCGTGGCATTCCACGCCGTTCTCTTTGGGGAAGGGGCAGAGGAGGTTGCCGTGACCACTGATCGCCCGACAGCGCCCGGCCTCCATGAGGCCCTCGCGCCGCTTTTTGTCGGCAAAAAGGTGGCCCTGCACTACTCGTTGCCGGAAGACATTGACGTCATTTTTCGACATTATCGGAAATCGCTTGAGACGCGCTTCAGCCAGATCGTTGCTTCAGAGGAGCACGTTGCGCCGGAAATTCTTGAGGAGATTTTTGCGGACGCCCTGACGTCCCGCGCGTCTGATGTTCACTTCGAGCCGCAGGAATCAGAGGTGGTGATCCGTTTTCGTATAGACGGCGTACTCCATGACGCAGGGCATATCCCGAAAGAGTATTACGACAATGTGCTTAATCGCGTCAAGGTTGAGTCGGGCCTGCGCATTGATGAGCACTTTGCGGCGCAGGACGGTTCGATGCGCTATCGACACGAACTGCTGAAGGAAAAGCAGGTCGTTGATATGCGCGTCTCCATAGTGCCGGTTGTTGACGGGGAAAAAATCGCGGTGCGGCTTCTTTCCGAGTATATTCGCTCTCTTGCACTCTCAGAACTCGGGCTCTCTCCGCGCAACCAGGAGTTGCTTCGTACGGTCTTAAAAAAACCAGTTGGCATGGTGCTGGTGACCGGTCCGACCGGCGCAGGAAAAACGACGCTCCTCTATGCGATGTTGAAAACCATTATTCGTCCCGGAGTGAACATTACAACCATCGAAGATCCGGTTGAGTATAAAATGGCCGGCGTGAACCAAATTCAGGTCAATATCGCGACAGATCTTACCTTTGCAAAGGGCTTGCGTTCTATAGTGCGTCAAGACCCGAACATCATTTTGGTCGGCGAGATTCGCGATCAAGAGACGGCTGAAATCTCGGTGAACGCCGCGCTTACCGGCCATCTGCTGCTCTCGACATTTCATGCAAACGATGCGTCAACCGCGATTCCCCGGCTGCTCTACATGGGCATCGAGCCGTTCCTGCTCGCGTCAACGCTCGAAGTCGTCGTTGCGCAGCGGCTGCTGCGACGATTATGCACGACGTGCCGTGTCTCTGAAACGTTGTCTCCAGAAAAGATAAAAAAAGATTACCCCGAAGCGGCGGGCACGCTCCCGCATAAGCCGCTGACCCTCTATCGCGGCAAGGGGTGCGAAACCTGCCAGGGGACTGGCTATCGCGGACGTATCGCCGTATTTGAGCTTCTGGCGATCACGCGCGAGGTGCATGATTTGATTTTGACCAACCCGCCCGCACAGAAGATATGGGACCTTGCAAAAAAGCAAGGGGCGGTCTCACTGTTCGAAGACGGGATCGAGAAGGCGCTTGCCGGTGTCACGACCGTTGAGGAGGTGTTGCGCGTCGCGGCGCCGTCCTAAAAACATTACGACATTTGACATGTAACATTTGACCATTGACCACGAACGAAAACACCTGTCGTCGTCCAGTGTCAAATGTTAAAGGTCACATGTCAAATGTTACGCGATTTCGTGCTTCAATTTTTATACCATGGGGAATCAACTGACAGTCTTTTTTATTGAGGACGACCCGTATATTGCTCATATCCTCTCTGACAGCCTGGTAAAAAATGGTTTCGCGGTGATGCATGTCGGTGATGGCGAGGAAGCCCTCAAACTTGCCGACAATAGCGAGACCATGAAAACCGTTGCCATTGTGCTCCTCGACCTGCTTTTACCGAACGTGCATGGCTTTGAAGTACTGAAGCGGCTTAAGGCCAATGAAGCGTCGCGTGACATACCCGTGATTATTCTGACCAATATTGTGGACCAGGAGATGCTCAAAGAAAGTAAACGACTCGGTGCCGCGGACTATCTCGTCAAAGCAGAGTGTTCTACGAAGGAAATCATCGCGCGCATTAATGTTCTGCTTCACAGAAGCACCGACCAGGAGACTCGGAAACAGTAGACTTCTTCTCCCCTCCAACAAACCTTATGCATGCACTTGTGCATGCGCTGCGCCGTGTCTTTGGCGGCGCGCGCAAACCTGAACCTCACGAGACCACGTCCGGT comes from the bacterium genome and includes:
- a CDS encoding AAA family ATPase — protein: MITRKDAERFVLPEFGMDPNFPEEAECSAEHARHLLQVIWPQKYSYDRVLVAQEPMRNATLMGMFAVGDTDLDHLGPGHVFYLGLPGTGKTLFAKVPAKVVRASTARFQGTPDALPSDFTGNRIIDISENDRRYFRLIKGPGFSFIVVLDEINRTTPRTQSAFLELMSEGTITIAGETHTVPSFIIATANPLENEGVFPMSEALLDRFMFLVRAHAFTADQFTEILRRSHEFQNIELRAVCDETAVLKIREFFFNTVHVPKEVEERIGRFAEITNSPRAFGCLTDLADEIDDTVIISGLQGRGETHLLGAARIFAAIFKYRNYVTPDDVRAVMLPVLRHRIVFRKGVLRHFRTLWKQDSILDTVDTIIKRLIHEAW
- a CDS encoding DUF58 domain-containing protein produces the protein MPTPPLKKPTSLLRFRIDKVIADFRGGVHRSAVSGSGIDFRMVREYDLADPLSRIDWLASARLSDDDTALVVREYHPDREIGVLCAIDAGSTMEHPRRKRAYSEALAWLFALSAFRYRDRFELVHFDVRSVRSTDWGRTETWLADATFDTEPSDLTQYIGARQLTNTLLIVISDFNETTPEYMRRFRTLDFGSRNVQGVFFMLDEWAGFEPVRFRAAFFDSLSRSTRALSLHRGGRAEREALCQSRCFEELRRIARPLDIPCITVPLISADPLGIVHKAFLRLGLE
- a CDS encoding Ig-like domain-containing protein, whose product is MNMRTKVFFVGVISIVCLFALSTEIAQTEASGAPIIISAFPTNNATNAGLGAVSTLTFSEALDPASVNTTNIKLATTVGNSAVPFTTNYTPGTTLVTITPTGDLKPGISYTLSVTTGIKDTTATPLAAPYATTFTTGFIKWHAGAYILGNVDQNVVAADGFLTSESSTYATGFAMRASWVLLEGAGEGIYNWTPLDANLNVLKSKGKKVSLAVFPFQPVRITSGCNPSTQDCLDFFPHPSWVRPSQTYYALFKDDKNCRAYPVPWDPVVNEKWLNFLRALARHLAEANLLDTVSYVNGAGDAITLNWGIHNQILKTYSDPSCTVSTTWSALGYTSQKMIDVIKQNIDAFAHAFPDKIQWFSVGDIVMTPQLDPSKSYVAQESLNYGLARYPDRFGLWREDLSAKRLGKTPPPSESIWELMSKYRPKLGAQMIAPAGGTTMSVPGTAKDVALRTAIEIGSSNDTGSVDGTPDGYYVMPYQEIYQLDVADADPLMIQVFKDATTIFKWQSDATPPSIPSTPSASAITTSSVTLSWSASTDRWDKTNSYTDSLTNVVDYWVYLGTTQGGKEVENTNQLGNVTTYTARMQQTSGV
- the cysS gene encoding cysteine--tRNA ligase, yielding MGLRFYNTLSRAKEEFAPAGSTTARVYSCGPTVYSRQHIGNMRAAVFVDVLKRALRYDGYDVEDVVNITDVGHLASDEDEGEDKVARAARESGTDPADVARHFEELYWDDLKRLNIVPPQYRPRATEHIREQVDFIRALEARGLTYATDDGVYFDTEKLPRYGELSRQPLEGKEAGARVAVRGGKHNPRDFALWKFLVGEHAAHAMRWESPWGAGFPGWHIECSAMGRRYLGETIDIHTGGIEHIPIHHENEIAQNEGSGLLTVRFWVHNEHLLLEGGKMSKSLGNILSLDDLAARGVSPLSFRYWLLTAHYRSPVNFTWAAVTGAQHALSRLSQYAVSARGGSDPPREEGQTLLAQTRTTQTYNDRFIERINDDLDTPGALAALWHMVKDDSVPIEEKREALLDFDRVLGLGFKERGGELAALAEEPVVPIENLPEDVQNLVRERDKARSEKDWARADALRAAIHSRGVNIEDTARGSVISFQKAP
- a CDS encoding response regulator encodes the protein MSMETPGEKNSQNAGATVLLVEDNVYTRGILRIALTQNGYRVLDAEDGVVAEKILTGTEHVGTIDCIVLDRLMPHMGGDELLARIKQNPSIAGIPIIILSDLESDEGVAKDRRLGAATYLVKVRNIPYGVVEKVKQLVAESRPSDHSHNTASPPPTLSK
- a CDS encoding response regulator, translating into MVVIPKKGTILIVEDQAPLARALMLKLQSAGFNPEVLDDGREVVDRIKKTHYDLVILDLVMPNKDGFEVLAELREADKRTPVIIWSNLSQPEDIARAKELGAVDYWVKLGTPLAVVVERIVQQLTSKPRV
- a CDS encoding response regulator, with the translated sequence MSTTPPLRHIMLCEDDLPITRALALKLTRAGYHTTVASSGVDAIELLGQTHYDLIILDLVMPNKDGFEVLAELREADKRTPVIIWSNLSQSEDVARARALGVEDYWFKYNTSLREVVDRVRAFFAKT
- a CDS encoding GspE/PulE family protein; the protein is MAKKQYESKGEDGAKTVETAEKDEEQRSVGTDAPETEAAATDDTFDIKALLLKENYIAEQDVARVEQILKDHDTTFEQAVLSSGILTRELLGQAIAEHFHVPYADIETKQPPREQVLKIPEEVAVAFHAVLFGEGAEEVAVTTDRPTAPGLHEALAPLFVGKKVALHYSLPEDIDVIFRHYRKSLETRFSQIVASEEHVAPEILEEIFADALTSRASDVHFEPQESEVVIRFRIDGVLHDAGHIPKEYYDNVLNRVKVESGLRIDEHFAAQDGSMRYRHELLKEKQVVDMRVSIVPVVDGEKIAVRLLSEYIRSLALSELGLSPRNQELLRTVLKKPVGMVLVTGPTGAGKTTLLYAMLKTIIRPGVNITTIEDPVEYKMAGVNQIQVNIATDLTFAKGLRSIVRQDPNIILVGEIRDQETAEISVNAALTGHLLLSTFHANDASTAIPRLLYMGIEPFLLASTLEVVVAQRLLRRLCTTCRVSETLSPEKIKKDYPEAAGTLPHKPLTLYRGKGCETCQGTGYRGRIAVFELLAITREVHDLILTNPPAQKIWDLAKKQGAVSLFEDGIEKALAGVTTVEEVLRVAAPS
- a CDS encoding response regulator is translated as MGNQLTVFFIEDDPYIAHILSDSLVKNGFAVMHVGDGEEALKLADNSETMKTVAIVLLDLLLPNVHGFEVLKRLKANEASRDIPVIILTNIVDQEMLKESKRLGAADYLVKAECSTKEIIARINVLLHRSTDQETRKQ